Proteins encoded in a region of the Pseudoxanthomonas sp. genome:
- a CDS encoding DNA polymerase Y family protein, with the protein MLWACVLLPQLALDAVLRRLPDPDAPLALVGGSAQLRTLQAVNASAAQAGLRAGMRLTAAHALLPEFAMVEHDPQAEVRWQRFLAAWAYRHSSLVSAQWPGCIVLEVRASFQLLGPWPRIEARLREELGQLGFQHRIALAPTPRAAHVFAGLRDGLAVMQAEAMADLLDRVPVRRARLPEDNGERLHRMGIRDLRTLRGLPRDSLRRRFGLPVLEHLDRLYGQADDPLAYYAPPDHFDARIELGYEVESHMALLFLLRRLIGDLCTYLSIRDGGVQRFVLRLEHEAGHTDVDVGLLAAEREPAMLFELTRNRLERVQIDRPVVGVRLLARELPPFVPAARDLFDTRPQQQLPWPQLRERLRARLRDEAVHRVAPAGDPRPERAWRRVQGDGERIPAAPVRPPRPAWLLPQPVPLRDPHPRIVSGPERLESGWWDGEDARRDYYVLETSQGQRAWAFAPPGEQGGWMLHGWFA; encoded by the coding sequence ATGCTCTGGGCCTGTGTACTGCTGCCGCAGCTGGCGCTGGACGCCGTCCTCCGGCGCCTGCCTGATCCCGATGCGCCGCTGGCGCTGGTCGGCGGATCCGCGCAGCTGCGCACCCTGCAGGCGGTGAATGCATCGGCCGCACAGGCTGGCCTGCGGGCGGGCATGCGCCTGACCGCCGCGCATGCGCTGCTGCCGGAGTTCGCGATGGTCGAACACGACCCGCAGGCCGAAGTCCGCTGGCAGCGCTTCCTCGCCGCGTGGGCGTACCGGCACAGCTCGCTGGTCAGCGCACAGTGGCCGGGCTGCATCGTGCTGGAGGTGCGGGCGAGTTTCCAACTGCTCGGACCCTGGCCGCGCATCGAGGCGCGGCTGCGCGAAGAGCTGGGCCAGCTCGGTTTCCAGCACCGCATCGCGCTGGCGCCAACGCCGCGCGCGGCGCATGTGTTCGCCGGCCTGCGCGATGGCCTGGCGGTGATGCAGGCCGAGGCGATGGCCGATCTGCTGGATCGCGTGCCGGTGCGGCGTGCGCGCCTGCCGGAGGACAATGGCGAGCGCCTGCACCGCATGGGCATCCGCGACCTGCGCACGCTGCGCGGACTGCCGCGCGACAGTCTGCGCCGCCGCTTCGGCCTGCCGGTGCTGGAGCACCTGGACCGGCTGTACGGGCAGGCCGACGACCCGCTGGCGTACTACGCGCCGCCGGACCACTTCGACGCCCGCATCGAACTGGGCTACGAAGTCGAAAGCCACATGGCGCTGCTGTTCCTGCTGCGTCGGCTGATCGGCGACCTGTGTACGTATCTGTCCATCCGCGACGGTGGCGTGCAGCGCTTCGTGCTGCGGCTGGAACACGAGGCCGGGCACACCGATGTCGACGTCGGCCTGCTCGCCGCCGAGCGCGAACCGGCGATGCTGTTCGAGCTGACCCGCAACCGGCTGGAACGCGTGCAGATCGACCGGCCGGTGGTCGGCGTGCGGCTGCTGGCGCGCGAGCTGCCGCCGTTCGTGCCGGCTGCACGCGACCTGTTCGATACGCGCCCGCAGCAGCAGCTGCCCTGGCCGCAGCTGCGCGAACGCCTGCGCGCGCGCCTGCGCGACGAGGCCGTGCACCGCGTGGCGCCTGCCGGCGATCCGCGCCCCGAACGCGCCTGGCGACGCGTGCAGGGCGATGGCGAGCGCATTCCCGCCGCGCCGGTGCGTCCGCCGCGACCGGCCTGGCTGCTGCCACAGCCGGTGCCGCTGCGCGATCCGCATCCGCGCATCGTCTCCGGGCCGGAGCGGCTGGAAAGCGGCTGGTGGGACGGCGAGGACGCGCGCCGCGATTACTACGTGCTGGAAACCTCGCAGGGCCAGCGCGCCTGGGCGTTCGCGCCGCCGGGCGAACAGGGCGGCTGGATGCTGCACGGGTGGTTCGCATGA
- a CDS encoding error-prone DNA polymerase produces the protein MSWDDAVDGVDRDTPGGRPPRAWEVAQRLRLSVAANDDTPREDAWPAYAELHCLSDFSFLRGAASAEELFERARDLGYAALAITDECSLAGIVRGWEASRVTGVDLIVGSEFLLTCGLKCVLLVETAAGYTRLCELITTARRAVDKKGYRLTRQDVARIVSDVDPLVCGLFALWLPSQHIDDGEGRWLQSVFGERAHLAVELHREQDDAARLAGLLDTAARLGMTPVATGDVHMDVRRRRALQDTMTAIRHVTPLADCGAHLFRNGERHLRTRRALGNIYPHDLLDAAVQLSRRCTFDLKRDLHYRYPVELVPQGHTPTTWLRALTERGMCERWPEGTPPSVVVQIDGELALIEKLKYEAFFLTVEDIVRFAKERNILCQGRGSSANSAVCFALGITVVNPAESRLLMARFLSEERNEPPDIDVDFEHERREEVLQYVYGKYGRHRAALAATVIRYRGKSAVRDVAKAFGLPPDQIALLADCYGWGNGEAPMEQRLREAGFDPDNPLIRRVLAVTDQLRDHPRHLSQHVGGFVIGDAPLSTVVPVENASMDERTIIQWDKDDLETMGLLKVDCLALGMLTCIRKALDLVETHRGYRPDIARLPKEDEASTFAMIQAADTVGVFQIESRAQMSMLPRLKPTTFYDLVVEVAIVRPGPIQGGMVHPYLRRRQGKDPVTYPSEGVKEILGKTLGIPLFQEQVMELVIHAGYTPSQADGLRRSMAAWRRGGDMEPHRLRIRQLMLEKHYSPEFIDQIFEQIKGFGSYGFPQSHAASFAKLVYISCWLKRHEPAAFACALLNAQPMGFYSASQIVQDARREKGGRVAIEVRPVDVLHSDWDNTLEGGYARRGVDDGGQPALRLGFRQVGGLSEAAGRAIMAARAQRAFTDVRDLCLRARLDEKARTALAEAGALQSLAGHRHAARWEIAGIERQRPLLPGSPDEDAIVLPAPTAGEDVTSDYRTTGLTLGAHPLSLLRERLRRQRVVDSRQLRGLPHGRGAFVAGIVTQRQRPATAKGTIFVTLEDEHGMVNVVVWSHVALRDRKALLGSRLMAVRGRWEQVDGVEHLIARRLEDFTALLGEIQPDSRDFH, from the coding sequence ATGAGTTGGGATGACGCGGTGGACGGCGTCGACCGCGACACGCCGGGCGGGCGTCCGCCGCGCGCGTGGGAGGTCGCACAGCGCCTGCGCCTGTCGGTGGCGGCCAACGACGACACGCCGCGCGAGGATGCATGGCCGGCGTACGCGGAACTGCATTGCCTGTCGGACTTTTCGTTCCTGCGCGGGGCGGCCAGCGCGGAGGAGCTGTTCGAGCGCGCGCGCGATCTTGGTTACGCGGCGCTGGCGATCACCGACGAGTGCTCGCTGGCCGGCATCGTGCGCGGCTGGGAAGCGTCGCGCGTGACCGGCGTGGATCTCATCGTCGGCAGCGAGTTCCTGCTGACCTGCGGACTGAAATGCGTGCTGCTGGTGGAAACCGCCGCCGGCTACACGCGGCTGTGCGAACTGATCACCACGGCGCGGCGTGCGGTCGACAAGAAGGGCTACCGGCTGACGCGGCAGGACGTGGCGCGCATCGTGTCCGATGTCGATCCACTGGTCTGCGGCCTGTTCGCGCTATGGCTGCCGTCGCAGCACATCGACGATGGGGAAGGACGCTGGTTGCAGTCGGTCTTCGGCGAACGCGCCCATCTGGCGGTGGAACTGCACCGCGAACAGGACGATGCGGCACGGCTTGCGGGCCTGCTGGACACCGCCGCACGCCTTGGCATGACGCCGGTGGCCACCGGCGACGTGCACATGGACGTCCGCCGTCGCCGCGCGCTGCAGGACACGATGACCGCGATCCGCCACGTCACCCCGCTGGCCGACTGCGGAGCGCACCTGTTCCGCAACGGCGAGCGCCACCTGCGCACGCGGCGGGCACTGGGCAACATCTATCCGCACGATCTGCTCGATGCGGCGGTGCAGTTGTCGCGCCGCTGCACCTTCGATCTCAAGCGCGACCTCCACTATCGGTACCCGGTCGAACTGGTGCCGCAGGGGCACACGCCGACCACCTGGCTGCGCGCACTGACGGAGCGCGGCATGTGCGAGCGCTGGCCGGAAGGGACGCCGCCATCCGTCGTCGTGCAGATCGACGGTGAGCTGGCGCTGATCGAAAAGCTGAAGTACGAAGCGTTCTTCCTGACCGTGGAGGACATCGTCCGCTTCGCCAAGGAGCGGAACATCCTGTGCCAGGGGCGCGGCTCGTCGGCGAATTCCGCCGTCTGTTTCGCGCTGGGCATCACCGTGGTCAACCCTGCGGAGAGTCGCCTGCTGATGGCGCGCTTCCTGTCCGAGGAGCGCAACGAGCCGCCCGACATCGACGTGGACTTCGAGCACGAACGCCGCGAGGAAGTGCTGCAGTACGTCTATGGCAAGTACGGCCGCCACCGCGCCGCGCTCGCCGCCACGGTGATCCGCTACCGCGGCAAGAGCGCCGTGCGCGACGTGGCCAAGGCGTTCGGCCTGCCGCCGGACCAGATCGCGCTGCTGGCCGACTGCTACGGCTGGGGCAACGGCGAGGCGCCGATGGAACAGCGCCTGCGCGAGGCCGGCTTCGATCCGGACAACCCGTTGATCCGGCGCGTGCTGGCGGTGACCGACCAGCTGCGCGACCACCCGCGCCACCTGTCGCAGCACGTGGGCGGCTTCGTGATCGGCGATGCACCACTGTCGACGGTGGTGCCGGTGGAAAACGCCTCGATGGACGAGCGCACCATCATCCAGTGGGACAAGGACGACCTGGAGACGATGGGCCTGCTCAAGGTCGATTGCCTGGCGCTGGGCATGCTGACCTGCATCAGGAAGGCGCTGGACCTGGTGGAGACGCATCGCGGCTACCGGCCCGACATCGCCAGGCTGCCGAAGGAGGACGAAGCCTCCACGTTCGCGATGATCCAGGCGGCGGATACCGTCGGCGTCTTCCAGATCGAATCGCGTGCACAGATGAGCATGCTGCCGCGACTGAAGCCGACGACCTTCTACGATCTGGTGGTGGAAGTGGCGATCGTGCGGCCCGGGCCCATCCAGGGTGGCATGGTGCATCCCTACCTGCGCCGCCGTCAGGGCAAGGACCCGGTGACGTATCCGTCGGAAGGCGTCAAGGAGATCCTCGGCAAGACGCTGGGCATCCCGCTGTTCCAGGAGCAGGTGATGGAGCTGGTGATCCATGCCGGCTACACGCCGTCGCAGGCCGACGGCCTGCGACGCTCCATGGCGGCCTGGCGGCGTGGCGGCGACATGGAACCGCACCGCCTGCGCATCCGTCAGCTGATGCTGGAGAAACACTATTCGCCGGAGTTCATCGACCAGATCTTCGAGCAGATCAAGGGCTTCGGCTCCTACGGCTTTCCGCAGAGCCATGCCGCCTCGTTCGCCAAGCTGGTCTACATCAGCTGCTGGCTCAAGCGCCATGAGCCGGCGGCGTTCGCCTGCGCGCTGCTCAATGCGCAGCCGATGGGCTTCTATTCGGCCAGCCAGATTGTGCAGGACGCGCGGCGGGAGAAGGGCGGGCGCGTGGCGATCGAGGTGCGGCCGGTCGACGTGCTGCACAGCGACTGGGACAACACGCTGGAAGGCGGATACGCACGACGCGGCGTCGACGACGGCGGGCAGCCGGCGTTGCGGCTCGGATTCCGCCAGGTCGGCGGGCTGTCGGAAGCGGCGGGGAGGGCGATCATGGCCGCGCGTGCGCAACGCGCCTTCACCGATGTACGCGACCTGTGCCTGCGCGCCCGTCTCGACGAGAAAGCGCGTACCGCGCTGGCGGAAGCCGGCGCGCTGCAGTCGCTCGCCGGCCATCGCCATGCCGCCCGCTGGGAAATCGCCGGCATCGAACGGCAGCGTCCGCTGCTGCCGGGCAGCCCCGACGAGGACGCGATCGTCTTGCCCGCGCCGACGGCGGGCGAGGACGTGACCTCGGATTACCGCACCACCGGATTGACGCTGGGCGCACATCCGCTGTCGCTGCTGCGCGAGCGCCTGCGGCGGCAGCGCGTGGTGGATTCCCGCCAGCTGCGCGGACTGCCGCATGGGCGCGGGGCCTTCGTGGCGGGCATCGTCACGCAGCGGCAGCGGCCGGCCACGGCGAAGGGCACGATCTTCGTCACGCTCGAGGACGAACACGGCATGGTCAACGTGGTGGTGTGGTCGCACGTGGCGTTGCGCGACCGCAAGGCCTTGCTCGGCTCCCGGCTGATGGCGGTGCGGGGACGCTGGGAACAGGTGGACGGCGTGGAGCACCTGATCGCGCGCCGGCTGGAGGATTTCACCGCGCTGCTCGGCGAGATCCAGCCCGACTCCCGCGATTTCCACTGA
- a CDS encoding alpha-ketoglutarate-dependent dioxygenase AlkB, which translates to MHALSTLTDDLFAPAMVRLVDDAEGGIRYWPDAVDPTIARTWFDALQARAAWTHLQRPMYDRIVDVPRLLANYAVDALPDDLPLAALLACVQAKVPAPYSHIGMNLYRDGHDSVAMHGDKLHTVAARHPITLVSLGAPRRMLIRAREGARETIAVDLAPGSVLSMSHASQVTHEHGIPKTRRAQGPRISVVFRVRPLPPVVGKAGVGAT; encoded by the coding sequence ATGCACGCGCTGTCCACCCTTACCGACGACCTGTTCGCGCCCGCCATGGTGCGGCTGGTCGACGATGCCGAAGGCGGCATCCGCTATTGGCCGGACGCCGTCGATCCGACTATTGCGCGCACCTGGTTCGACGCGCTGCAGGCGCGCGCGGCGTGGACGCACCTGCAGCGGCCGATGTACGACCGCATCGTCGACGTGCCGCGGCTGCTGGCGAACTACGCCGTGGACGCCCTGCCGGACGACCTGCCGCTCGCGGCGCTGCTGGCCTGCGTGCAGGCGAAGGTGCCCGCGCCGTATTCGCACATCGGCATGAATCTCTACCGCGACGGCCACGACAGCGTCGCCATGCATGGCGACAAGCTGCATACCGTGGCGGCCCGCCATCCGATCACCCTGGTGTCGCTGGGTGCGCCGCGGCGCATGCTGATCCGTGCGCGAGAGGGCGCGCGCGAGACGATCGCGGTGGACCTCGCACCCGGCAGCGTGCTGTCGATGAGCCACGCCTCGCAGGTCACGCACGAGCATGGCATACCCAAGACCCGCCGCGCGCAGGGGCCGCGGATCAGCGTGGTGTTCCGGGTAAGGCCGTTACCGCCAGTCGTTGGAAAGGCAGGTGTGGGAGCGACGTGA
- the flgL gene encoding flagellar hook-associated protein FlgL, which produces MNYRISTNMMYQQSINTMLAKQAKLAHTQQQLASGQRLVTAKDDPVAAGTAVGLDRAVAELERFGQNANAVQNRLGLQENALTRVGDAMARINELVIQANNAAMGDDSRQAISTELKAIHAGLLDLANSTDGAGRYLFGGTSDGSAPFALAGGNVIYSGDQTQRQVEVAPDMFVSDTLPGSEVFLRLRTGDGRVDGQPASGNTGTGLLMAFSVTDSAVWDGGSYTLSFGANDSYQVLDAGGNPVASGTYAKGESIAFAGAQMRIDGQPANGDSFTLGPAGSRDIFATVQGLIDTLDTNPTTDAQRAAMQNRLQGAMRDIGTAQGRMIDARASGGAQLSAIETAASLREANNITLKDTLSGLRDLDWAEAIGRYQMENSALQAAQTVFMQMQQLSLFKLMG; this is translated from the coding sequence ATGAACTACCGCATCTCCACCAACATGATGTACCAGCAGTCGATCAACACGATGCTGGCCAAGCAGGCGAAACTGGCGCACACGCAGCAGCAACTCGCCAGCGGGCAGCGGCTGGTGACGGCCAAGGACGATCCCGTGGCTGCCGGCACCGCCGTGGGCCTGGACCGCGCGGTCGCCGAACTGGAACGCTTCGGCCAGAACGCCAACGCGGTGCAGAACCGCCTGGGCCTGCAGGAGAACGCACTCACGCGCGTGGGCGATGCGATGGCGCGCATCAACGAACTGGTCATCCAGGCCAACAACGCGGCGATGGGCGACGACAGCCGGCAGGCGATCAGCACCGAGCTGAAAGCGATCCATGCCGGCCTGCTGGACCTGGCCAACAGCACCGATGGTGCGGGCCGCTATCTGTTCGGCGGCACCAGCGACGGCAGCGCACCGTTCGCCCTGGCCGGCGGCAACGTGATCTACAGCGGCGACCAGACCCAGCGGCAGGTGGAAGTGGCGCCGGACATGTTCGTGTCCGACACCCTGCCCGGCAGCGAGGTCTTCCTGCGGCTGCGCACCGGCGACGGCCGCGTCGACGGCCAGCCCGCCAGCGGCAATACCGGCACCGGCCTGCTGATGGCGTTCAGCGTCACCGATTCCGCGGTGTGGGATGGCGGCAGCTACACCCTGTCGTTCGGCGCCAACGACAGCTACCAGGTGCTCGATGCGGGTGGCAATCCGGTCGCCTCGGGCACCTACGCGAAGGGCGAGAGCATCGCCTTCGCCGGGGCGCAGATGCGGATCGACGGCCAGCCCGCCAACGGCGACAGCTTCACGCTGGGGCCCGCGGGCAGCCGCGACATCTTCGCCACCGTGCAGGGCCTGATCGACACGCTGGACACCAACCCGACCACCGACGCGCAGCGCGCCGCCATGCAGAACCGCCTGCAGGGCGCCATGCGCGACATCGGCACCGCGCAGGGCAGGATGATCGACGCCCGCGCCAGTGGTGGCGCGCAGCTGTCCGCCATCGAAACCGCCGCCTCGCTGCGCGAAGCCAACAACATCACCCTCAAGGACACCCTGTCCGGCCTGCGCGACCTGGACTGGGCCGAGGCCATCGGCCGCTACCAGATGGAAAACTCCGCCCTGCAGGCCGCACAGACGGTCTTCATGCAGATGCAGCAGCTGTCGCTGTTCAAGCTGATGGGCTGA
- the flgK gene encoding flagellar hook-associated protein FlgK, with translation MSNLLATGSSALIAFQRALSTVGHNVANINTPGYSRQRVEFESRDGTYFGYGYQGNGVQIVDVRRMADSLATSRLLDSGGELARLQQLSTLSTRLDQLFSEKATGISAPWSSFFDSVNALSSNAAGSADRESVLAQANALVTRFHQIDQHLDGLDTEVNAGLTAATGEVNRLAKEIAQLNGRIGGNTSPSGDLLDRRDQLISELVGYTGGNAVVQDGGLVNVFSAGGQPLVVGATASTLVTVPDPYRPERLQVALETNGQRTTLDKRALGGQIGGLIEFRTTVLDPATAELGRVATSLAQTFNAGHRAGMDQYGQMGADFFRLPAPRISSNAGNTGNAVLQTSVGNTGALNAQNVLLRFDGAAWVATHPETGASIPMTGTGTATDPLIVNGIELRLAAGTTPGINDRFLLQPTAGAAGNLGVAISDPGRIAAATPVKATTDLANTGSGKASGLQVTDAANANLLAPVDIEFIDATQYTINGTGPFAYTPGQTVAYNGWSVVLDGAPAAGDSFRIGPTGANSSDNGNAKLLSNLDDARVLNGGTLTLNGAIGGLTTQVGSAARQADYSAQAQQVIHDQAQASRDAISGVNLDEEAADLMRLQQAYQAASQIIATADTLFQSLLAATRR, from the coding sequence ATGTCCAACCTTCTCGCCACCGGCAGCAGCGCCCTGATCGCCTTCCAGCGCGCCCTGTCCACGGTCGGCCACAACGTCGCCAACATCAACACGCCGGGTTATTCGCGCCAACGCGTGGAATTTGAATCGCGCGACGGCACGTACTTCGGCTACGGCTACCAGGGCAACGGCGTGCAGATCGTCGACGTGCGCCGGATGGCCGACTCGCTGGCGACCTCGCGCCTGCTCGACAGCGGCGGCGAGCTCGCGCGCCTGCAACAGCTGTCCACGCTGTCCACGCGGCTGGACCAGCTGTTCTCCGAGAAGGCCACCGGCATCAGCGCGCCGTGGTCCAGCTTCTTCGACTCGGTCAATGCGCTGTCGTCCAACGCGGCCGGCTCGGCTGACCGTGAAAGCGTACTGGCGCAGGCGAATGCGCTGGTCACCCGCTTCCACCAGATCGACCAGCATCTGGACGGCCTGGATACCGAAGTCAATGCGGGCCTGACCGCCGCCACCGGCGAGGTGAACCGGCTGGCCAAGGAAATCGCCCAGCTCAACGGCCGCATCGGTGGCAACACCAGCCCGTCCGGCGACCTGCTGGACCGGCGCGACCAGCTGATCAGCGAACTGGTGGGCTACACCGGCGGCAACGCGGTGGTGCAGGACGGCGGCCTGGTCAACGTGTTCAGCGCCGGCGGCCAGCCGCTGGTGGTGGGCGCCACCGCCAGCACGCTGGTGACCGTGCCCGACCCGTACCGTCCCGAGCGCCTGCAGGTGGCGCTGGAAACCAACGGCCAGCGCACCACGCTGGACAAGCGCGCGCTCGGCGGCCAGATCGGCGGCCTGATCGAATTCCGCACCACCGTGCTGGACCCGGCGACGGCCGAGCTCGGCCGCGTCGCCACCTCGCTGGCGCAGACCTTCAATGCCGGCCATCGCGCCGGCATGGACCAGTACGGCCAGATGGGCGCGGATTTCTTCCGCCTGCCCGCCCCGCGCATTTCCTCGAACGCCGGCAACACCGGCAATGCCGTGCTGCAGACATCGGTGGGCAACACCGGCGCGCTGAACGCGCAGAACGTGCTGCTGCGCTTCGATGGCGCCGCCTGGGTGGCGACGCATCCGGAGACCGGCGCGAGCATCCCGATGACCGGCACCGGCACCGCAACCGATCCGCTGATCGTCAACGGCATCGAACTGCGGCTTGCAGCGGGTACGACGCCGGGCATCAACGACCGCTTCCTGCTGCAGCCCACCGCCGGTGCGGCCGGCAACCTCGGCGTGGCGATCAGCGACCCTGGCCGCATCGCGGCGGCGACGCCGGTCAAGGCGACCACCGACCTGGCCAATACCGGCAGCGGCAAGGCCAGCGGCCTGCAGGTGACCGACGCCGCCAACGCCAACCTGCTGGCGCCGGTGGACATCGAGTTCATCGATGCCACCCAGTACACGATCAACGGCACCGGACCGTTCGCCTACACGCCCGGGCAGACCGTGGCGTACAACGGCTGGAGCGTGGTGCTGGATGGCGCACCGGCGGCCGGCGACAGCTTCCGCATCGGGCCGACCGGTGCGAACTCCAGCGACAACGGCAACGCCAAGCTGCTGTCGAACCTGGACGACGCGCGCGTGCTCAACGGCGGCACGCTGACCCTCAACGGCGCCATCGGCGGCCTGACCACGCAGGTGGGTTCGGCGGCGCGCCAGGCCGATTACTCCGCGCAGGCGCAGCAGGTCATCCACGACCAGGCGCAGGCCTCGCGCGACGCGATCTCCGGCGTCAACCTGGACGAAGAAGCCGCCGACCTGATGCGCCTGCAGCAGGCCTACCAGGCCGCATCGCAGATCATCGCCACCGCCGACACCCTCTTCCAATCGCTGCTGGCTGCGACGCGCCGATGA
- the flgJ gene encoding flagellar assembly peptidoglycan hydrolase FlgJ, whose protein sequence is MPLAEASGTPDNARIHDVAKKLEGQFAQMMIKCMREAGFGDSLFPGENQVFRDMYDQQLATAMSQGRGLGLAPMIARQLGATDTNTPAVPATTALSAYKRLLPGREADSMLDAIAGRGIGSSAHQDAGMPATITLDTITVRPDVACDDVEQVASADPSRYARNTPERFVAEIWDHAKQAAKELGVDPRALVAQAALETGWGKRQIRTGDGGSAHNLFGIKATGWKGERARTATHEYTNGVKHTETADFRAYASPAESFADYVRLLKNNPRYQQALAAGKDIAGFARGLQRAGYATDPTYANKIASIANGPTLGKVLSAIGTTVAGPVGNAVGNAIGNALRR, encoded by the coding sequence ATGCCCCTGGCCGAAGCCAGCGGCACGCCGGACAACGCCCGCATCCACGATGTCGCGAAGAAGCTGGAAGGCCAGTTCGCGCAGATGATGATCAAGTGCATGCGCGAAGCCGGCTTCGGCGACTCGCTGTTCCCCGGCGAGAACCAGGTGTTCCGCGACATGTACGACCAGCAGCTGGCCACCGCCATGTCGCAGGGCCGCGGCCTGGGGCTGGCGCCGATGATCGCGCGGCAGTTGGGCGCCACCGACACCAACACGCCGGCCGTGCCGGCGACTACCGCACTGTCGGCCTACAAGCGCCTGCTGCCCGGTCGCGAGGCCGATTCCATGCTCGACGCCATCGCCGGCCGCGGCATCGGCAGCAGTGCGCACCAGGATGCCGGCATGCCGGCGACGATCACACTGGACACCATCACCGTGCGGCCCGACGTGGCGTGCGATGACGTCGAACAGGTCGCCTCGGCCGATCCGTCCAGGTACGCGCGCAATACGCCCGAGCGCTTCGTCGCCGAGATCTGGGACCATGCCAAGCAGGCGGCGAAGGAACTCGGCGTCGACCCGCGTGCGCTGGTCGCGCAGGCCGCGCTGGAAACCGGCTGGGGCAAGCGCCAGATCCGGACCGGCGATGGCGGCAGTGCGCACAACCTGTTCGGCATCAAGGCCACCGGCTGGAAGGGCGAGCGCGCGCGCACCGCCACGCACGAATACACCAACGGCGTGAAGCACACCGAGACTGCGGACTTCCGTGCGTACGCGTCGCCCGCCGAAAGCTTCGCCGACTACGTGCGCCTGTTGAAGAACAATCCGCGCTATCAGCAGGCGCTCGCCGCCGGCAAGGACATCGCCGGCTTCGCCCGTGGCCTGCAGCGCGCCGGCTACGCCACCGACCCGACCTACGCCAACAAGATCGCGTCCATCGCCAACGGACCCACCCTTGGCAAGGTGCTGTCGGCGATCGGTACGACCGTAGCCGGACCGGTCGGCAACGCCGTAGGCAATGCCATCGGCAACGCGCTGCGGCGCTGA
- a CDS encoding flagellar basal body P-ring protein FlgI, giving the protein MDTNDSNHAAPTPTKKPRRIDTYTLLGLLAWIGLVLICLAPAARAERIKDLAQVGGVRSNPLVGYGLVVGLDGSGDRTSQAPFTVQSLKNMLGELGVNVPANVNPQLKNVAAVAIHADLPAFAKPGQPIDITVSSIGNATSLRGGSLLMAPLRGADGEVYAIAQGNLVVGGFGAQGRDGSRVSVNVPSVGRIPNGAIVERAIPNALDNGEGTITLNLHRADFTTVSRMVAALEQNFGVGNAYALDAVTVAVRAPADVSRRINFLAQVENLELTPGSAPAKVIVNARTGTVVIGAQVQVMPAAVTHGSLTVTITESANVSQPNEFSRGGQTVVTPQSSVSVSQEGNRMFKFEGGTSLDEIVRAVNEVGAAPGDLIAILEALKQAGALRAELEVI; this is encoded by the coding sequence ATGGACACCAACGACTCCAACCACGCTGCGCCGACGCCGACGAAGAAGCCGCGCCGCATCGACACCTACACCCTGCTCGGTTTGCTGGCGTGGATCGGCCTGGTACTGATCTGCCTGGCGCCGGCCGCGCGCGCCGAGCGCATCAAGGACCTGGCCCAGGTCGGCGGCGTGCGCAGCAATCCGCTGGTCGGCTACGGCCTGGTCGTGGGCCTGGACGGCAGCGGCGACCGCACCAGCCAGGCGCCCTTCACCGTGCAGAGCCTGAAGAACATGCTGGGCGAGCTGGGCGTCAACGTCCCGGCCAACGTCAATCCGCAGCTGAAGAACGTGGCTGCCGTGGCGATCCACGCCGACCTGCCCGCCTTCGCCAAACCCGGCCAGCCGATCGACATCACCGTGTCGTCGATCGGCAACGCCACCTCACTGCGCGGCGGCAGCCTGCTGATGGCGCCGCTGCGCGGTGCCGACGGCGAGGTCTACGCCATCGCGCAGGGCAACCTGGTGGTCGGTGGCTTCGGTGCGCAGGGCCGCGACGGCTCGCGCGTGTCGGTCAACGTGCCCAGCGTGGGCCGCATTCCCAACGGCGCCATCGTCGAACGCGCGATCCCCAACGCGCTGGACAACGGCGAAGGCACCATCACCCTCAACCTGCACCGCGCAGACTTCACCACCGTCTCGCGCATGGTCGCGGCGCTGGAGCAGAACTTCGGCGTCGGCAACGCCTACGCCCTGGATGCGGTGACCGTGGCCGTGCGTGCGCCGGCCGACGTGTCCCGCCGCATCAACTTCCTCGCCCAGGTCGAGAATCTGGAACTGACGCCCGGCAGCGCCCCGGCCAAGGTCATCGTCAACGCGCGCACCGGTACCGTCGTCATCGGTGCGCAGGTGCAGGTGATGCCGGCCGCGGTGACGCACGGTTCGCTGACGGTGACCATCACCGAGTCGGCCAACGTCAGCCAGCCGAACGAGTTCTCGCGCGGCGGCCAGACCGTGGTGACGCCGCAGTCCAGCGTCTCGGTCAGCCAGGAAGGCAACCGCATGTTCAAGTTCGAGGGCGGTACCTCGCTGGACGAGATCGTCCGCGCGGTCAACGAAGTCGGCGCCGCCCCGGGCGACCTGATCGCGATCCTGGAAGCGCTGAAGCAGGCCGGCGCCCTGCGTGCGGAGCTCGAGGTGATCTGA